A region from the Nonlabens sp. YIK11 genome encodes:
- a CDS encoding stage II sporulation protein M yields MREAAFVKQNKEKWMAFEKALDANSNINADRLASLYIQLTNDLSFAQTYYQESKTLLYLNSLASQAHQKIYVNKKEKGNKIIRFFKTEFPLFFAEHQITMLYAFLIFMVAVAIGAISTYNDDSFTRLILGDSYVNMTLENIKDGNPTGVYQEDGALGMFLAITINNVRVGMLCFAAGLLTSIGAGYILFSNGVMVGTFFAMFALENVGIESWSVIMLHGTIELSVIVICGAAGMIMGNAILFPKTYARRVSFVRGAKNGIKVVISTVPLFIVAGFIEGFVTRYAFMPAIIKYSIVAVSAAIIIGYYIVYPQYLKKQYERLHRA; encoded by the coding sequence ATGCGCGAGGCGGCTTTTGTCAAGCAAAATAAAGAAAAATGGATGGCATTTGAAAAGGCTCTGGATGCTAATTCAAATATAAATGCCGACAGGCTGGCTAGTCTCTATATTCAGTTGACTAACGATCTTTCTTTTGCCCAAACTTATTACCAAGAAAGCAAGACGTTGCTATACCTTAACTCACTGGCAAGTCAGGCCCATCAAAAGATTTACGTCAATAAAAAGGAAAAGGGAAACAAGATCATTAGATTTTTTAAAACGGAATTTCCTCTGTTTTTTGCAGAGCATCAAATCACGATGTTATATGCGTTCTTGATCTTTATGGTAGCCGTTGCTATAGGTGCCATAAGTACCTATAACGATGATTCCTTTACCAGGCTTATTTTGGGAGATTCCTATGTGAACATGACGCTAGAAAATATCAAGGATGGTAATCCTACAGGTGTTTATCAAGAAGATGGTGCGCTGGGAATGTTTCTCGCCATAACCATCAATAATGTTAGGGTTGGCATGTTGTGTTTTGCAGCTGGATTGCTCACCTCTATTGGTGCAGGATATATCCTATTTTCCAACGGAGTCATGGTGGGAACTTTCTTTGCTATGTTTGCGCTGGAAAATGTTGGGATAGAATCTTGGAGCGTTATCATGCTACACGGTACTATTGAACTTTCGGTTATTGTGATTTGTGGTGCGGCAGGAATGATTATGGGGAACGCCATTTTGTTTCCTAAAACGTATGCGAGGCGCGTGTCCTTTGTGCGTGGTGCAAAAAACGGTATCAAGGTCGTGATCAGTACGGTACCTCTATTTATCGTGGCAGGTTTCATAGAAGGTTTTGTGACCAGATATGCCTTCATGCCTGCGATCATCAAGTACTCTATCGTCGCGGTAAGTGCCGCGATAATTATAGGATACTACATTGTGTATCCTCAATATCTTAAGAAACAATAT